A stretch of the Longimicrobiales bacterium genome encodes the following:
- a CDS encoding DUF6064 family protein, with amino-acid sequence MNPPFTTGQFLGVIGRYNAAVWPAQILFYLLAGLMIYWATRASRTADRQVSLLLAFFWAWMGIVYHWIFFTSINPAAWVFGVLFVVQALVFLRAGVTEDRLRFRFRRDAYGLTGAVFLGYALILYPLLGAREGHPYPYGPTVGLPCPTTIATFGLLVWASGRVPLRVAVIPLLWSLIGASAAFQFGIREDYGLLVAGVLGTVMIVVKNRRLPQVERREVIAA; translated from the coding sequence ATGAATCCCCCGTTCACTACCGGACAGTTCCTCGGCGTCATTGGCCGCTACAACGCTGCGGTCTGGCCCGCTCAGATCCTCTTCTACCTGCTGGCCGGGCTGATGATCTACTGGGCCACGCGGGCGTCCCGCACCGCCGATCGTCAGGTCAGTCTGCTCCTCGCCTTCTTCTGGGCCTGGATGGGCATTGTCTACCACTGGATTTTCTTCACCTCGATCAACCCTGCTGCCTGGGTGTTCGGGGTCCTCTTCGTAGTGCAGGCCCTGGTGTTTCTGCGGGCGGGCGTGACGGAAGACAGGTTGCGGTTCCGGTTCAGGCGGGACGCTTACGGTCTGACCGGCGCGGTCTTTCTCGGATATGCGCTGATCCTGTATCCGCTTCTGGGTGCGAGGGAGGGACACCCGTACCCCTACGGTCCAACGGTCGGCCTGCCGTGTCCCACGACCATCGCCACATTCGGTCTCCTGGTCTGGGCATCCGGGCGCGTGCCGCTCCGCGTTGCGGTGATTCCGCTGCTCTGGTCCCTGATCGGTGCCAGCGCAGCCTTCCAGTTCGGCATCCGGGAGGACTACGGTCTTCTCGTGGCCGGGGTGCTGGGCACGGTCATGATCGTTGTGAAGAACCGGCGGCTCCCGCAGGTCGAGAGGCGGGAAGTGATCGCGGCGTAG
- a CDS encoding SHOCT domain-containing protein: MTTLATAAQRWCPWCGDHMGWGGWAMMLFWLIVLLVVLGVVWAAATGRWRGGTRDARDPAEEKLRAQFARGEIDEETYRRRLEELRRS, translated from the coding sequence ATGACGACGCTCGCTACTGCCGCGCAGCGCTGGTGTCCATGGTGCGGTGACCACATGGGATGGGGTGGGTGGGCCATGATGCTCTTCTGGCTGATCGTGCTTCTCGTGGTGCTCGGGGTCGTCTGGGCCGCCGCCACGGGCCGGTGGCGTGGCGGCACCCGGGATGCGCGCGATCCCGCGGAAGAGAAGCTCCGCGCTCAGTTCGCACGCGGAGAGATCGACGAGGAGACGTACCGGCGGCGACTGGAGGAGTTGCGCCGCTCGTAG